Proteins from a genomic interval of Halopseudomonas litoralis:
- a CDS encoding GlsB/YeaQ/YmgE family stress response membrane protein, with amino-acid sequence MSWIVSLIIGGIVGWLASIIMKTNEQMGLIANVIVGIVGSMLGFWIAGLIGFAEGGVIIRFIISIAGAVLLIFILRALGIFKKA; translated from the coding sequence ATGAGCTGGATCGTATCTCTGATAATCGGTGGCATCGTCGGCTGGCTGGCGAGCATCATCATGAAGACCAACGAGCAGATGGGCCTGATTGCCAACGTTATCGTCGGTATTGTCGGTTCCATGCTGGGTTTCTGGATCGCCGGGCTGATCGGCTTTGCCGAAGGCGGCGTCATCATACGCTTCATCATCTCGATAGCCGGCGCAGTGCTGCTCATCTTCATTCTCAGAGCCCTGGGCATTTTCAAGAAAGCCTGA
- a CDS encoding antibiotic biosynthesis monooxygenase family protein, whose protein sequence is MKYLFEVHIKQGHRAEEYADAWVRASEIIQAAPGARGTELHRKIGDPNVLIAIASWDSKEQRDAMEGQHDPTVAAIIQSAAPFCEIHPIGEFHDPEWVVTPS, encoded by the coding sequence ATGAAATACCTGTTCGAGGTGCATATCAAGCAAGGCCATCGCGCGGAGGAGTATGCGGATGCCTGGGTGCGAGCTAGTGAAATAATCCAGGCTGCTCCGGGCGCGCGCGGTACCGAGTTGCATCGCAAGATCGGTGATCCGAATGTGTTGATCGCGATCGCCAGCTGGGACAGCAAGGAACAGCGCGACGCCATGGAAGGGCAGCATGATCCGACAGTGGCGGCGATCATCCAGAGCGCGGCGCCATTCTGTGAAATTCATCCGATTGGAGAATTCCATGATCCCGAGTGGGTGGTGACGCCGAGTTGA